Genomic DNA from Paenibacillus sp. MBLB1832:
AGAATTGAAAGGGATGGATGCGCAAATTATTTTGAGCAATACGTACCATCTGTTCATTCGTCCAGGTCATGAGATTGTGAAAGAAGCCGGCGGCTTGCACAAATTCATGAATTGGGATCGCCCGATTCTAACGGACAGCGGCGGATTTCAAGTATTCAGCTTGAGTAATATGCGTAAAATTACAGAAGAAGGCGTCACATTCAAATCGCATTTGAATGGGGATAAACTGTTCCTTTCCCCAGAAGTGGCGATGGAAATCCAGAATGCACTCGGCTCGGATATCATGATGGCATTCGATGAGTGCCCGCCGTATCCCGCTGATTATGAGTATGTCAAAAAATCATTGGAACGCACGACACGTTGGGCAGAACGTTGCTTGCAAAGTCATGCTAGACCCCACGATCAAGGCTTATTCGCGATCATTCAAGGGGGGATGCATGAAGACTTGCGTAAGCTAAGCGCGGAGCAGTTGACTTCCATGGATTTCCCAGGGTATGCTATTGGTGGACTGAGTGTCGGCGAGCCTAAGCACTTGATGTATGAAGTGTTAGACTACACGACACCCCTTATGCCTGCGAACAAGCCGCGATACTTAATGGGCGTTGGTTCGCCAGATGCGTTAATCGAAGGCGCAATTCGCGGCATCGATATGTTTGACTGTGTACTTCCTACGCGTATTGCTAGGAATGGGACATGTATGACAAGCGCTGGTCGACTCGTGATTCGGAATGCCAAATATGCAACAGACTTTGGTCCTCTGGATCCCAAATGCGCTTGCTACACATGCACGAACTATAGCCGAGCTTATATTCGTCATTTGATTAAAGCGGATGAAACGTTCGGCATTCGATTGACGACGATTCATAATCTACACTTTCTATTACAGCTCATGCGCGAAGTGAGAGAAGCGATTAAGGAAGATCGTTTACTTGATTTCCGCGATACATTCTTTGCCGAATACGGGCTGAATGATAATGAAAGAGGATTCTAAGAGAGGAGGATACCTATGTTTCTATTAGCTGATGATGCTGCAAGCACGGGCGCAGTAGGATATTTGTATACATATGGGCCGTTAGTGCTCATGTTCGTCGTATTATATTTCTTACTTATTCGTCCACAGCAAAAAAGACAAAAAACACGTTCTCAAATGTTAGGTGGCTTGAAAAAAGGGGATAAGGTTGTTACGATCGGCGGCCTTCATGGAACGATTATGGAGATCACAGATGACATTTGTGTGCTTCGTGTCAACGATGCAACGAAATTGACGTTCGACCGCTCGGCAGTAAATGCCGTCTCACAATCGGTTGCTACTAAAGAATAGACAAAAAAAGCGAGTGCCTTTGCGGCTCTCGCTTTTTCTTTGCTCAATTTCCATCTAAAAATTAATATTCGTTGTTTTTAAGTCGGCGTTTGATCAACGCTCTTTCACCAAGTACAAGGCGTCCTTCTGCAATACGAAGCGCCATACGAGCCGCAACAACGCCAAGGATGAGTCCTGCACACATATCCGATAACCAGTGGATGCCGAGATAGAAGATTGTGAAAATAATGAATGCCGCGGTACATGGCACGAAAACTTTCCAGAACTTGCTGCGGCTTCTCACGGCGATCACGGCCATGGAGACGGAAATCGACGTATGCAAGCTTGGGAAACAGTTATCTAGACCTGACAGCGGACGATAGTCTTGCTCAAAGGTTGGGAATACGTCTACAATAAGTAAATGAACATTGGGATGGAATGACCACACTTCATTCACTGGGAAGAAGAGATAGAAGGGTATGGCGACCATATAATTAAACATTAAGGCATAGCATACGGCGTAGAATAGCTTATAATTCTTCTGATACGTATAAAGTGCGATAGATGTAATCATGACAGATGGAAAAATAATGACATAGAAGTAACTGGATACATAAGTAAGGATGTCATTATGGAAAAGATTTTGAATCAGCGAGACGAAGTCGCCTTCGATGCTGTAAATGGAACCAGTAAAATCGGTGCGATGCTTCATTCCTTTTTCAATCTGCATCTCCATCTTATTGAAGAATAGGATCAGCAGCACGCCTGCAAAGTGAAACAAATATTTCTTAGAAGTAAAAATTTCTTGTACGAAACTAGCGGCAATGGTGTGTGGGCTCTTTTTCGTGGCGATGATTACAAATACAAAAATAGTAAGTACAATATAAACTGTCGCATACGTCATAGAATGAAAAGGGCTCATGTTGTTCCCCCCTATATTTTGGAAGTTTTGTGCGGCAATAACTATGACATTATACCACAATCAAAGGGGGGGAAGTGCAAACTTCACCGAAAAGACTTATTTTTGTGTATTTACACCAAGTATGCCGCCAAGCGCCCCAGAAGCGAATAAAATGCCAAGCAATTGAAGGGATTGAAGATTCAATCCTGCGTCAAACGCCAGAAAGCCAACGAGAAAAATAAGCAGGAAATAGAAGACCCCTACGATGCCCCCATGATACCAGCCGCGGCTTCCGGCTCTTTTGCCTGAAACCCAGCCTCCGATAAATAAAGCAACGGCATGAATGATGGTGGTTAGTGTGTGCAAGGAGCTTTCTTGCGTGCTTGTTAGAAGCAGAAAGAGGGATGTCAAGACAGTTCCAATGGTCATCATGCTGAATGAATAGAGAAGACCTGAAAATAAAGGTGATGTTATTCGAATGGGACTGACCGTTTTCATAGGGTTCACAGGCATCATTCCTTTCCTAAATTCGAACGCTTCATTTCCACATAGGAAAGTATAAGTTTTCGGATGCCGAGAACTGTTTTCCTATTGGCGATAAAACCTACCTCTAAACGCGGTCGCTCATCATTGAACTGCCTCGATAAAGGTTTTCTCATCATCATTGTATGGCCAAGCACATAAAATTAGTACAAACTATTGACTGAGGGAGTGTGATAATTTATGACGGAATACTCACAGGGTCCGGTGTTGTGGCAAGCCATTGCAGCGCTCCTCATATTCGCGGCAGCTTATGTTTTCATTTTGATTGAAAAATGGGATCGTACATATACAGCTCTCGGCGGAGCCGTTCTTATGCTGCTCTTGGGCATCTTGCCAATCTCAAAAGCACTCACGAACTATGCGAATTGGCCTATTCTGCTCTTTCTTGTAAGCTTATTCATCATTTCAAGCCTTTTTCAGAAAACGGGCATTACGTCGTACATCGTCAGTGCAGTCTTACGGAAGTATCGTATGCGCGCCGTAACGCTAATCCTTATTTTTTCGCTGCTTGGTGCTGTGATATCGGCTTTGGTGGATAGCCTATTGGCCGTTGTTATTATTGTGCCTTTCATTATCATGGCTTCTCGAAAAATGAAACTTCAACCTGCTCCATTTCTCATCACTTTGCTGTTATCGGTCCATATTGGCGGAGCCGCAACAATTATGGGCAATATCACGAGCCGCATGCTTGCTGCATCGGGCAGAATTACGGCAGGGCAACAATTTATTCGAATCTTCCCTCTGATCTGCCTCTTGCTTGCTGTTGTTTATCTCATCATGTGGCTGCTGTATCGCAAACGGTTAGTGGCAGCGGAAGCACATATGCGTGAGCTGCTGAGCTTGCGGCCAGATTCTTATCTTTCGCAGGATCGCCTATATGTCGTAGGCAGCAGTGTGATTACAGGATTGACCCTCGTTCTGCTAAGCATTCAAGGCGTGTTGGGTTGGAATCCTGCCTACATTGCGGCGAGTGGAGCTGTCCTAATGCTAGGCATGAACTACAAGGATGTCCTTTTCATCATCAAGGAGAAAGATTACGGCGCTGTATGGCACCAGGTTAGAGAAACGCAATGGTTATTCTTCTTGGGCTTGTTTATCATGGTGGGCGGGCTTACCTACGCAGGTATTTCGGGTTTCGTGGCGGTAAGAGGGCTGGAGTTAAGTCAAGGCAGCCTTCCCTTCCTGACGAACTTGCTCTTATGGATCAACAGCTTTGGCGCTGCGATGATGGATAATGTGCCTTTTCTAGCAGCGATGCTTCCAATTGTTGATCATATCGAAGAAGAATTGGCAGCAACTGCACAGCCGTTATGGTGGTCTTTAATCATCGGTAGTGCTATCGGAAGCGGAGTAACCTTGCTTAGCTCTCTAGCTGGTTTGTATACGGCGTCCCTGACAGATCAAGATGGGGTCAAAATGAAACAAAGTGAATATGTGACGGTAGCAGCGCCGATTTGCTTCGTTTTGCTGGTGATTTCCACGGTTTATTTCAAATTATTCTTGCTGTAATTGCCAACTATTGAACACGCCAGACCTGCATGATGAGGTGCATGAGCGGTCAGAATACCAGTGAACTCCGAGAACGAGCGAGGGCTTAGATCAGGGAGGTAGCGATGGATATTCTGACTATTTTTTTGCGTACGGTGCTCATTTATTTTGTTGTTTTCTTGATGCTCCGTATCATGGGGAAACGTGAAATAGGCAAGCTCTCACTGTTTGATCTCGTGATTTCCATCATGATTGCGGAAATTGCCGTTTTCGTTTTAGAGGACTCTGCGAAACCGCTCATGAGTGGACTTGTCCCCATGGCAACGCTTGTGCTGATCCAAGTCGTTATCGCGTATATTACGTTGAAAAGCCGAGCGGTCCGTTTGCTTTTCGATGGAAAGCCAAGTGTCTTAATCAACAAGGGTATGATTGATCGCGAGGAAATGAAGAAGCATCGCTATAATTTGGATGATTTGATGCTGCAGCTTAGACAAAATAAAATTATGAATGTGGCTGACGTGGAATTTGCCATCCTGGAGCCTTCGGGGAAATTGAGCGTTGTGGAGAAGGAAGTCAAAGAGACAACGAATGCAAATCTGAAACCGAATGGGGCCATTCGGTATGAAGGACTGCCGCTGCCTCTCATCATGGATGGGAAAGTACAGGACGAGAATTTGGAGAAAATCGGTCAAACTCGCTTCTGGTTAAAGAACCAACTTCAGGATAGGGGAGCAAAGGATTTTAAAGAAATATTCTATTGTTCCATTGACCATAGAGGGCGAATGTTTCTGGATCGTAAGCGCTGAATGTCAGAATGGCAGCTTATGCAGAGATGTTAGCGGATAATTTTCTTACCCATGTTCAGTAATCGGCTGATATCTTTGAGACTTATCAATTTGAACGTTGTTATAAAAAATATGTAGGATGCAATGCCAGCGAGCACGGAGGAAAGGAAGCGTACCCAGGTTAGTGAGATCCAAGGCGTATACATGAAGCAATAACTGACAAAGCCTGAGAGTATCATGGCTGCGCCAATTTTGCCGAAGGAGCTGCCCTCCATACGGAATTTTAGCAATCGAACAACACTGTTCCAATGAAGGAGAGTCACCAGCACGATATTGATATTAATCGCGAAGACAGCGCCATGAATGCCCAGTTCAGGCTTGCTGGCTAACCAGTAGATGAGAGCAAGCTTAACGGTTGACCCAATCAGCGTGTTAATTAGCGCGGCTCCTGGCTTATTCAAAGCCTGCAAGGCGGATTGCAATGGAGCTTGAAAATAAATGAAAATGGCGACGGGTGCCATCATTTTAAGCATAGCGCCGACATCAGGCTGGTTGTACATATAGGTGCAAATGGGTTCGGCAAGTACGAACATGAGGACAGCGAACGGAGCGCCTGTGACTAAAGCCAGCTTTAGCGATTGGTGGAGTCGATTGTGAATCGTTTTGATGTCTTTGCGCGCAGCCGCTTCACTCAATGAAGGGATCAGGCTTACTGAAAGCGACATAGTGAGTGCGCTGGGCAATAAAATGATGGGGATAATCATCCCCTGTAAAGCGCCGTACTGCGCTGTGGCGAGTGAGGTAGAGATGCCAGCTATAGCTAAGCTTTGCGCGATTAAAATGGATTCCAGCAAGTAAGAGCCTGCTCCGATTAGCTTGCTTCCTGTGATCGGGATCGAAATCCGCATGATTTTACGAAAATTTGATAGTCGTCCCATCCTTTTCGTTGTACCAATTTGCGCTGAAGGCAGACGCGGTGCTGATTTCTTGTCCCATTTGAAATGAATCGCCAGCACGGCAAGTCCACCGATTTCTCCAGCTAAAACACCAATCATCGCGCCTGCAGCGGCATACTCAATGCCGTAAGGTACCATCATGTAGGAACACACTAATACCATGACAATCCGAATGAGTGTCTCGGTCGTTTGCGATGTAGCGGTAGGGATCATATTTTGCCGGCCTTGAAAATAGCCGCGATATACGGCGGAAACGCCTATAATGGGAATCATCGGACTCATGCATAGGAAGGTGTAGTAGACTCTGGAGTCAGTCAGAAGGTGACTAGTGATCCAAGATGCGCCCAAAAGGCAGACGGCTGTGAACACTAGGCTCAGTGAAGTCGTGACGGCTAAAGAAATGCGGAGAATACTCCGAATACGAGACTGGTTATTCTCAGCTTCTGCTTCGGCAATCAGTTTAGCAATGGCTACTGGAATCCCGCCTGTAATAATGGTGAGAATAACAGATAAGAAGGGCCAGCCCATATGATAAAGACCGATGCCTTCGGCTCCTATGACGCGCGGTAAAGTTATTCGGGGAATGAAGCCGAGAATCCGATTCAGAATACCGGCGGCTAGTAAGATCATGGTACCTCTAATAAACGACTGCTTGGTCACTGCCATACCCTCTTCCGCTAACTGTCATATCTATGACTATGCGAGTGCGGGCCAAGCTCATGCTAAGATTTTGCGGACAAGATCAAGTTTGGCAGGAAAATACATAAGGGCTCACGAAATATTATATATTCGGCTTTTAGGAGGATCCCCCATGAACGGCGAACAGGATAAGAGGAGCGAAGAGGAGATTCCAGGTCTTTCGGATCATGAGCTTAACGAAGTCATCAAAAACTTGTGTTTAAGCAAAGTGGAGGAATTCATACTTCTTGGTTACGATCATGTAACTGGCAAGGACATATGGGACTGCGTCAGTGAGAAGTATCGCAAAACAGGGATGCCCTCTCTCCACCAAGTTGTAAATGACATCTTGTCGCTGAAATCAACACAGTTTATGAACTGGATGACGATAAGCATGTACAAAGGAGCCCAATTCTAAGAATTGGGCTTTATTTTACGTGCCATTTTAGTTAAATTGACTCGTTTTTCAGACCTGGGTATAATAGGCATATTGAGGATTGAAGGGAGACTAGCAAGAGATGCTGGATTGGAAAAGAATTTCGTTCTTTTTTCTAACGGTAATCATAGTTCTTGGCGCTGTTGGTGTGACAAGCCCAAGTCTTGTTGACCGGATTAAGCTTGGATTGGATTTAAAAGGCGGGTTTGAGATTTTGTACACCGCAGAGCCTTTGACGGCTGGACAGCCGCTTACGAAGGAAACGCTTACGGAAGCAGCGGAGAGTCTTGCGAAACGTGCGGATACCCTGGGTGTTGCTGAACCAGAAGTATATCCTGAAGGATCAGACCGCATTCGTGTACGTCTGGCAGGTGTTGAGAACGAAGAGGAAGTTCGTACGCTGATGTCCAAGCCTTCTGTATTGACGTTCAGAGGTCCAGATGGCACTGTGTACATGAATGGAACAGATTTTGTTGAGAACGCAGCGAAATTAAGCTACGATCCCAACACGAAGCAACCGATTGTTGAAATTAAAATGAAGAGCAGAGAGAAGTTCAAAGAAGTTACAACTAAACTTACGGGAAGCACACTTTCCATTTATTTGGATGACGATTTGAAATCCACGGCGTCTGTTAATTTCCCAATCGACAGCGATTCCGCGATCATTACACAAACAAGTGTGACAGAAGCAACAAAAGTAGCGAAAATGATTAACTTAGGTGCAATGCCGTTGAAATTAACGGAAAAGTACATCCAACGTGTCGACGCTACATTAGGGAAAGCTTCCTTACAAGAAACAGCTAGAGCGGGATTAATTGCTTCGGTATTAATTTTCCTATTCATGGTTCTATACTACCGAGTGCCTGGTCTTGTTGCTGCGTTTACGCTAATTACATATGTATGGGTATTGCTAGCGATATTTGACTTTATGAATGCGACATTGACGCTTCCTGGTATTGCGGCCCTCGTCTTGGGCGCAGGGATGGCTGTCGATGCGAATATTATTACGTACGAACGGATTCGTGAAGAAATTCGTGCAGGCAAAAGCATTTTGTCTTCCTTGAAAGCTGGGACGAAGCATTCCTTCCGTACGATCATGGATGCGAATGTCACGAACTTAATTGCGGGTATCGTGCTTTACTATGTCGGTAACGGCGCCATTCGCGGGTTCGCGGTTATCACCATGATGAGTATTATTATCTCTATCGCAACGAACGTTCTGTTCTCCAGATGGCTGTTGCATCTCATTATCCGAGGTAATTTGCTGAAGAAGCCAAGTTATTTCGGTGTGAAGGAGGCAGACATCCGTGAACTCTAAGAAACGTTTTGATTTTGTTAAAAATCGTAATAAATTTTTCATCGTATCTGCCATTCTCCTGATTGTGGGCTTGGTGATGATCTTAACTTCAGGAATGAATTTTGGTGTTGATTTCAAGGCGGGAACAAACATTGATCTCGTCGTAGGCAAGAAATTGGATACTGTGAAGGTCGAAGAGATACTTCAGGGTCTTAACACCAGCGGTGATGTGAAATCCAAATATGCCGATCCGACCATTGGCGGCAATAATAGTGACCGCGTCTCCATTCGTTTCGATGATGTTTTGGACGATGCGACTGTGGACAAGATTCAGAAAGCTTTTGCAACGGCTTATAGTGCAGAAGTTTCGAAGGAAGTTAATACGGTTGACCCGCAGCTTGCCAAAGAATTATTAATGAAAGCTGTGTATGCCGTTGCGATTTCAAGCGTATTGATTTGCTTATACGTGAGCATTCGTTTCGAATGGCGGTTCGCGTTTGCCGCGATTATTGCCATCCTGCATGATGCCTTTATGGTTATCGCTGTGTTCGCGATCTTCCGCTTGGAAGTCAACCTTCCGTTCCTTGCGGCGGTATTGACGACAATCGGTTACTCCATCAATGATAAAATCGTTATTTTTGACCGTATTCGTGAGAATTTACGATTTGCGAAGCTTAAGACGGATGAAGATCTGGTTGCGCTCGTAAACGATAGTATTTGGCAAACGATGGCGCGTAACATCAATACGGTTCTCGTTGTATTGATAGCGGCAGGCTGCTTATACATTTTCGGAAGCGAGTCGATTAAGCTGTTCGCCTTGGCGAAGTTGATTGGTTTGACGAGCGGTGCATACTCCTCGATCTTTATTGCATGTTCGCTTTGGTATTTATTCAAAAGAAGATCACTTGCTAGTTCTAAAAAGAAAGCTGCAGCGTAATAACCATAATAATCGGCCGCGTGATTGTTGCGCGGCCTTTGTATCCGTTCGGGGGGAATGTCCGCATGAAAGACGAGGGTCTGCACAAAATTGAAGCCACACTTTGGGTGGGCCTTTTCCTCCTCATCATAGTGGTGTGTCTGAATGGAGCTTTTGGCTACCAGGCAGCTAGTCATGCCATGCTCGCGTTTTCAGCACAAACGGCTTCGGGTGCATGTTTGTTAGCAGTTGTTATCATGAGGATGAGAACAATGAAAGTATCAGTTTCAGCCTCCGTTGTTCGTGAGTTGAATCGGAAAGTATCCTTGGGCACGATTCTGTTAGCTGTGACCATCATGGTGATCGGCGCCGAGATGGGGCTGACTTCGATCAAGTCATTTTTCCACCTAGGTGAAGCAGAACGCTCCTTAAATACAGTAATTGTTCTACTATTGTCCATTCTGACAAGGAAATTGCTTTATCATAATTTAGAGAAATTTGGAAAACGATTTGGGACACAGGCATTCATTTCCAATATACGAAGTCCGCGATTCAATATATACTCATCTTTTGTGGCTTTGCTCGCGCTTATGATTGCAGTGGCAGGGGAGCATGTAGGGGTTTTAGCTTTAGGGTATGCGGACCCCATCGCTGCACTAATTATTGCATGTTTTATCATAATCAAAGGGTACAATTTAGTAAGAAAAACGTTGACTGCACTAGCAGATACGACGCTGAACGCGGAAGATATCGCTGACTTCCTTGAGGTCGTTCAGAGGATACACGGCGTAATCACCGTGGATGATTTGAGCGCAAGAGAGCACGGCCATTACGTGGTCATTGAAATGACGATCAGCGTTAATCCGAGGCTATCCGTCTGGGAAGGCCAAGAGGTTTCGAAGAAGATCAAACAACAACTGATGAAGCAATATCAGCATGTATCGGACGTGTTCATCCATGTGAATCCTTACGATGCAGGCTATCCGTACAAACAACATGCAGATACGGAATTGACCGAGCTTCCATCTGTTTTACATTAAAGTTACCGCTGAGGAGGACACATTACGTGTTAGCACCGAAAGCAAGATGGAGCGCCCCACATGTCGATGAAGAACTTGTTGAGTCTCTCGTCCGAGAGCTCCAAATTGACCCGCTCGTAGCTCGTATTCTCGTGCTTCGAGATATCCGCAGCGTGCCGGAAGCCAAACAATTTATGCAAGGCGGGATCGAGGATTTCCATGATCCCTTTTTACTTGACGGGATGTTTCCTGCGATTGAACGAATTCGCACAGCACTGCAAAAGAACGAATTGATTCGCATTTACGGTGACTATGACGCAGATGGGGTCAGCTCTACGTCCTTAATGGCACATTTGCTGCGAGGGTTAGGGGCACACTTTGATACATACATCCCTCACCGTATACGGGAAGGCTATGGATTAAATCGTGGAGCTCTTACATTGGCGAAGGAACAAGGCGTTGGGCTGATCATCACAGTTGACACGGGGATTAGCGCAGCACAGGAAATTGCCTATGCGCATGAGCTTGGCTTAGATGTGATCGTGACGGATCATCATGAGCCGCCTGAGATATTGCCGGATTGCTTAGCGGTTATTAATCCGAAAAAGCCAAGCTGCAACTACCCCTACAAGCTATTAGCGGGTGTAGGCGTTGCTTTTAAGCTCGCACATGCGTTGCTGGGGCGCTTTCCAGAAGAGTTGCTTGAATTTGCAGCATTAGGAACGGTCGCTGATTTAATGCCACTAACGGGTGAGAATCGGTTAATTGTCAAAATGGGGCTAGCCCGGATGCAGAATTCCGAATACGTTGGCTTCCGCTCACTGATCGCTGTCTCTGGCATCGATAAGAAAGAAGTGACTGCGGGGCATATCGGTTTCTCGCTCGCGCCCAAAATCAATGCAAGCGGTCGACTCGAAGCGGCGGACATTGCGGTCAAGCTGCTAACCACCTCAGATGCCAAGGAAGCGGAGCAAATCGCCTTCGAATTGGATATGTTGAATAGAGAGCGTCAACAAATCGTAGAGGATATGGTGCAAGAAGCTTTCGCGATGGCAGATGCCCAGAGAGAGAAAGGCTTGGATAAAGTAATCCTCGTTGCAAAGGAACAGTGGAACGTGGGCGTAGTTGGCATTGTCGCCTCCAAAATCGTAGAGAAATACTATCGTCCCGCTCTAGTTCTAAGCATTGATCCAGAGAAAGGCATGGCCAAAGGCTCAGCTCGTTCCATTGCCGGCTTTGATTTGCATAAAGCGTTAACCTCATGCCACGAGTTGCTCGACCACTATGGCGGTCACCAAGCGGCTGCCGGGATGAGCTTAAATAGCGCTAACCTTGAGAATTTCGCGATTAGATTGAACGAGCTTGCAGCGGCAAGCTTAACCGAGCAAGATTACATTCCTATTTTGCGTGTCGATAATGCATGTTCTTTAGCGGATGTTCCGATTAAAAGCATTGAAGGGCTGGAGCAACTTGCTCCATTTGGCATGGGAAATCCATCACCCAAATTTATGTTTACGGAACTAGAGTTATCCGACATTCGCACAATGGGTAAGGAAAAGCAGCATCTAAAGCTCGGACTTTCTCAGACACAGGATGAAATCAGTTGCTCCGTAGAAGCTGTTGCGTTCGGGAAAGGGAATCTAGCTTCGCTCATTGCGCCATCGGCAAAAGTGGATGTGCTGGGCGAACTCTCGATCAACGAATGGAATGGTGTTCGGAAGCCGCAAATCATTATGCAGGATTTACGAATTCCGCATAAACAAGTGTTTGATTGGCGGGGAACGGGGCAACTACATCTGAAGCTGGCTTCGCTTGAAGCGAACCTTCAGGGGGG
This window encodes:
- the recJ gene encoding single-stranded-DNA-specific exonuclease RecJ, whose protein sequence is MLAPKARWSAPHVDEELVESLVRELQIDPLVARILVLRDIRSVPEAKQFMQGGIEDFHDPFLLDGMFPAIERIRTALQKNELIRIYGDYDADGVSSTSLMAHLLRGLGAHFDTYIPHRIREGYGLNRGALTLAKEQGVGLIITVDTGISAAQEIAYAHELGLDVIVTDHHEPPEILPDCLAVINPKKPSCNYPYKLLAGVGVAFKLAHALLGRFPEELLEFAALGTVADLMPLTGENRLIVKMGLARMQNSEYVGFRSLIAVSGIDKKEVTAGHIGFSLAPKINASGRLEAADIAVKLLTTSDAKEAEQIAFELDMLNRERQQIVEDMVQEAFAMADAQREKGLDKVILVAKEQWNVGVVGIVASKIVEKYYRPALVLSIDPEKGMAKGSARSIAGFDLHKALTSCHELLDHYGGHQAAAGMSLNSANLENFAIRLNELAAASLTEQDYIPILRVDNACSLADVPIKSIEGLEQLAPFGMGNPSPKFMFTELELSDIRTMGKEKQHLKLGLSQTQDEISCSVEAVAFGKGNLASLIAPSAKVDVLGELSINEWNGVRKPQIIMQDLRIPHKQVFDWRGTGQLHLKLASLEANLQGGAFQQSSTGIVLFDEADEVLFQSTAEQIGDHIPYWIVQDTEQVKPGNHAASTMVLGEIQDLILYTLPRQLDSLRAVLRQATGMMRCYPVFAELGQDLGNTLPSREMFKMIYAILQKEKSLELQDTRIMSSLSKRSGLSPAMIHFIIAVFEELEFVVKHDNMVTMSTSPAKRDLSTSRLYQHRLHRQEVEAIVMYSSAKELEQWIADHIK
- a CDS encoding cation diffusion facilitator family transporter gives rise to the protein MKDEGLHKIEATLWVGLFLLIIVVCLNGAFGYQAASHAMLAFSAQTASGACLLAVVIMRMRTMKVSVSASVVRELNRKVSLGTILLAVTIMVIGAEMGLTSIKSFFHLGEAERSLNTVIVLLLSILTRKLLYHNLEKFGKRFGTQAFISNIRSPRFNIYSSFVALLALMIAVAGEHVGVLALGYADPIAALIIACFIIIKGYNLVRKTLTALADTTLNAEDIADFLEVVQRIHGVITVDDLSAREHGHYVVIEMTISVNPRLSVWEGQEVSKKIKQQLMKQYQHVSDVFIHVNPYDAGYPYKQHADTELTELPSVLH